One genomic window of Branchiostoma floridae strain S238N-H82 chromosome 4, Bfl_VNyyK, whole genome shotgun sequence includes the following:
- the LOC118413656 gene encoding death domain-containing protein CRADD-like, translating into MEQRHKALLLAKRLEITSDLRFRNIRRHLIDHGILNGADLDEIENHESREDEVKALLDVLPTRGPNAFSVFRDALKNSYPHLARVLQDEPPTGISMTPM; encoded by the exons ATGGAACAGAGACACAAGGCCCTCCTTCTCGCCAAACGACTGGAGATAACAAGCGATCTACGGTTTAGGAACATTCGACGACATCTTATAGACCATGGGATCCTGAACGGTGCTGATCTTGACGAGATAGAAAATCATGAATCACGTGAAGATGAAGTCAAAGCTTTGCTGGACGTTCTCCCGACCAGAGGACCGAATGCATTCTCGGTGTTTCGGGATGCCTTGAAGAACAGCTACCCGCATCTGGCACGGGTCTTACAGGATGAGCCGCCCACAG GTATTTCTATGACCCCCATGTAG
- the LOC118414576 gene encoding uncharacterized protein LOC118414576 yields the protein MVGFMDPYKDVVNKHEPLLCETIVPEEMLPYLKEVLTQRAVETITCEQRNYGASTAVSKLLWELKRKKDWFPALIRALLALGHDDVADKLDPYHKVPRPTSGAAAGPTGQNSPSGTAAGQQVPQGPGPSRQGRTAGQPPADPQVEPFSVVAQDTQPHQRPDHGQVAVVLEEEGGEKKDGGDDRHDKDEEMPSMEGCSINSTEFVRRRMEDDHRAPGRTYADGDVEENPTEGAEHGAIEEQPTAFFEEAEDDHLDGSPQHVQPGALIRELEEENMQKIRIKDALLEEVKSEAQDEADRGRSGTPIPYLMQKEHDARGAEGNRSDGEKDEGGSSGSSFELPPGFEDSMEEHWNLGGDELAPPNNELTSPPHRAESESLQKIDNITRAEKQGKSEKEPPGLGPTNVAFISGAGKRTSAVTVCDGRENELATEPKDVVQPTDNGDGVHDDGMNDYVSKAPLATISGTITSTAPKDTKDAASPTDPKSTDFPTHSKAPTPNKPKAREPASKPSQDNKTRPTDTCPRKPPVTKRPHTVPERTADENNGQNANRDTEQKPSMQKDADGGGVGSWSGWRVAGGVAVAAAGGLAVAGIIRMRFM from the exons ATGGTTGGCTTCATGGATCCGTACAAAGATGTTGTCAACAAACACGAGCCTCTGCTGTGTGAGACGATCGTGCCCGAGGAAATGCTACCTTACCTCAAAGAAGTTCTTACACAACGAGCTGTG GAAACGATCACATGCGAGCAGAGGAACTACGGCGCCAGCACAGCGGTAAGTAAGCTGTTGTGGGAGCTGAAGAGGAAGAAAGACTGGTTTCCTGCCCTCATCCGGGCACTTCTAGCTCTCGGACACGACGATGTAGCCGATAAACTGGACCCCTATCACAAAG TTCCCAGGCCGACGTCTGGAGCAGCTGCAGGGCCGACCGGACAGAACTCACCGTCTGGGACGGCGGCAGGACAACAAGTCCCGCAG GGCCCCGGTCCATCACGACAGGGACGCACGGCTGGTCAACCCCCAGCAGACCCCCAGGTCGAACCCTTCTCTGTGGTGGCCCAGGACACCCAGCCCCACCAGCGGCCTGACCACGGACAGGTAGCCGTGGTGTTGGAGGAAGAGGGCGGAGAAAAGAAAGATGGCGGTGACGATAGACATGATAAGGATGAAGAAATGCCTTCAATGGAAGGTTGCAGCATCAATAGTACGGAGTTCGTCAGAAGAAGGATGGAGGACGACCACAGGGCGCCAGGACGCACGTATGCAGATGGAGATGTGGAGGAAAACCCGACGGAGGGTGCCGAACACGGCGCGATAGAAGAGCAGCCGACTGCCTTCTTCGAGGAAGCGGAGGATGATCACCTGGACGGGTCGCCTCAACATGTACAGCCGGGAGCGCTGATAAGGGAACTCGAGGAAGAAAACATGCAGAAGATCAGGATAAAGGATGCGCTCCTCGAGGAGGTGAAGTCTGAGGCTCAGGATGAAGCTGACAGGGGGCGCTCAGGCACACCCATCCCATACCTAATGCAGAAAGAGCACGATGCCAGAGGAGCAGAGGGCAATCGCTCAGACGGGGAGAAAGATGAAGGAGGAAGTTCCGGCTCGAGTTTCGAACTCCCACCTGGCTTTGAAGACTCCATGGAAGAGCATTGGAACCTCGGCGGAGATGAATTAGCACCTCCGAACAACGAGCTaacctcccctccccacagagcCGAATCCGAATCACTCCAAAAGATCGACAACATCACAAGAGCGGAGAAGCAAGGGAAATCTGAGAAAGAACCTCCAGGCCTAGGACCGACAAATGTGGCCTTCATATCAGGAGCTGGAAAGCGTACGTCTGCGGTGACCGTTTGTGACGGAAGGGAAAACGAGCTAGCCACGGAGCCCAAAGACGTGGTGCAGCCGACTGACAACGGCGACGGCGTCCACGACGACGGTATGAACGACTACGTCTCGAAAGCACCTCTCGCGACTATAAGCGGTACTATAACATCAACTGCTCCGAAAGATACCAAAGATGCCGCCAGCCCCACAGATCCAAAATCCACAGATTTCCCAACGCATTCCAAAGCGCCTACTCCAAACAAACCAAAAGCGCGGGAACCTGCTTCAAAACCCAGCCAGGACAACAAAACCCGACCAACAGACACCTGTCCGCGCAAACCACCTGTTACGAAGCGCCCCCATACCGTTCCCGAGCGTACTGCAGACGAAAACAACGGCCAGAACGCCAACAGAGATACCGAGCAAAAACCCTCAATGCAGAAGGACGCAGACGGTGGAGGAGTGGGCAGTTGGTCTGGGTGGCGCGTGGCTGGAGGTGTAGCGGTAGCTGCTGCTGGAGGTCTAGCGGTAGCCGGCATAATCAGGATGCGATTCATGTAG
- the LOC118414565 gene encoding antiviral innate immune response receptor RIG-I-like: protein MPGAGAAGTDVQPEAVPTGDELGKALLEAFAPLLKETVIPGNIIVHLMGYFDNGLAFVRTVIADEQNKGSAEAMQTLLVKLQTCEQPGWFQAFLNALANSGYGYIKNIIEGREIQDMTGFKRLLQLWAPQLQVVVAMEMLPHLPCLSDQDKEQIEADNRSHGNTRALITLIDRVTRCGPGWYTQFLEGLRRSKHQDLATELGDIKREEDVVPDLDIHPGDKDGREKDDEHKKGAGSDSTGSADSDSEDHTCVISVEAPTTNGLDASNGEQPLAVALQNLCTDDVAEKQEDEGCEKMTPLQAAKPPLEQSELKDIPMRGYQMELAEQALQGRNTIICAPTGSGKTRVAIKITRDHLEGGAAFVAAGVDARRRVVFLVNKVPLVEQQYKAFSEYLSPKYDILPLSGETAADIPVGETLPDYDVIILTAQVLENALRDELISLDTFSMLIFDECHHCQKNDPYNAIMTRYIKQKVEMKSSISLPQIIGLTASLGVGKAKGQKEAVEHILGACANLDAAWISQVVEHKDELRKYNQKPDEEVKPVSGRSEDPFADMINMIMEDIEGTLAIEASEHLTTAELKPPRQREKQAYEQWVVTLARKGAILKNKRVSRAIHAATTHLRKYFDALAINADARTKDALQYLDKFVTGLQEAGFDETDEDLVKHFTEAKERLQEYAADEKYSNPKLDQLKYMILQAYAEKPDSRCLLFCKTRALTIALLTWMQEDQALRKLNPGRLVGAGASESTGGMTQNQQVELLEMFTTGGNKIVISTSVAEEGIDIAKCNFVFRYDYVGNEIGKVQTRGRGRAEGSKSVLIAGREGGNVLKEKLNTIREKLMEKAMLQVWHMQREKHTDFMKEVQRLQEESKKERDLAQALKELHRKTKKIHGMGMKLLCVKCKEFACNVSDFRKIKENHHVVVDKVFPQRIIIRPHPPKKIDDWEMNGKVYCRNCRQDWGIQMVYRQASFPTLKIESFVLEKPDGSRLTCRKWKNAPFDVEDITPDDISGMLGTPEEEDAY, encoded by the exons atgccaggtgcaggtgcagcCGGGACGGACGTCCAACCGGAGGCCGTACCGACCGGGGACGAACTGGGAAAGGCCCTTCTGGAGGCGTTCGCCCCGCTGCTGAAAGAGACCGTCATCCCTGGCAACATCATCGTCCACCTTATGGGTTACTTTGACAACG GTTTAGCGTTTGTCAGAACCGTCATTGCTGACGAGCAAAACAAGGGATCAGCTGAGGCAATGCAGACACTGCTGGTGAAACTACAGACGTGTGAACAGCCGGGATGGTTTCAAGCTTTCCTGAATGCACTAGCCAACTCAG GGTACGGTTACATTAAGAACATCATTGAGGGTCGAGAGATCCAGGACATGACTGGTTTCAAGCGCCTCCTACAGCTGTGGGCGCCGCAACTGCAGGTGGTCGTCGCCATGGAGATGCTGCCTCACCTTCCCTGTCTGTCGGATCAGGACAAG GAACAAATTGAAGCCGACAACCGTAGCCATGGAAACACACGAGCCCTGATCACCCTCATAGACCGTGTGACGCGATGCGGACCCGGCTGGTACACACAGTTCCTGGAGGGGCTGAGGAGGAGCAAGCATCAAGATCTTGCAACTGAGCTGGGAGACATAAAGAGAG AAGAGGACGTTGTCCCGGATCTGGACATCCATCCTGGCGACAAGGATGGCAGAGAGAAGGACGACGAGCATAAGAAGGGCGCCGGATCAGATTCAACAGGCt CAGCAGACTCAGATTCAGAAGACCATACATGTGTCATCTCTGTGGAAGCACCGACCACTAATGGACTGGACGCATCTAACGGGGAACAACCGTTAGCAGTGGCCCTACAAAACCTCTGCACTGACGATGTTGCTGAGAAACAGgaggatgaag GATGCGAAAAGATGACGCCTCTACAAGCCGCCAAACCGCCTCTCGAACAAAGTGAACTGAAGGACATCCCCATGCGAGGCTACCAGATGGAGCTGGCAGAGCAGGCACTACAAGGCCGGAACACCATCATCTGTGCACCTACCGGTAGTGGCAAGACTCGCGTGGCCATCAAAATTACTCGGGATCATCTAGAAGGTGGTGCCGCCTTCG TGGCAGCAGGTGTGGATGCACGGCGGCGTGTGGTGTTCCTGGTCAACAAGGTGCCTCTAGTGGAACAGCAGTACAAAGCATTCAGCGAATACCTGAGTCCCAA GTACGACATTTTGCCTCTGAGTGGTGAAACTGCCGCCGACATCCCGGTTGGGGAGACACTCCCAGATTACGACGTCATCATCCTGACGGCACAGGTTCTGGAGAACGCACTGAGAGACGAGCTGATCTCCCTGGACACGTTCTCCATGCTGATCTTTGACGAGTGTCACCACTGCCAGAAAAACGATCCGTACAACGCCATCATGACCAGGTACATCAAGCAGAAGGTGGAGATGAAGAGCAGCATCAGTCTGCCACAG ATCATCGGCCTGACTGCTTCTCTGGGTGTGGGGAAGGCAAAGGGCCAGAAAGAAGCTGTGGAACATATCCTGGGGGCGTGCGCTAACCTGGACGCAGCGTGGATTTCTCAGGTTGTGGAGCACAAAGACGAACTGCGGAAATACAACCAGAAACCAGACGAAG AAGTGAAGCCTGTGAGTGGACGAAGTGAAGACCCGTTTGCAGATATGATAAACATGATCATGGAGGACATTGAGGGAACTCTGGCAATAGAGG CTTCAGAGCATCTGACCACAGCAGAGCTGAAGCCACCGCGGCAAAGAGAGAAGCAGGCGTATGAACAGTGGGTGGTGACCCTAGCTAGGAAGGGTGCAATACTCAAGAATAAGAGAGTCAGCCGAGCCATTCATGCTGCTACAACACACCTCAGA AAGTACTTTGATGCCCTCGCCATCAACGCTGACGCCAGAACCAAAGATGCTCTGCAGTACCTGGATAAGTTCGTGACGGGTTTGCAAGAGGCTGGGTTTGACGAAACTGATGAAGATCTGGTGAAGCACTTCACAG AGGCAAAAGAGAGGCTTCAGGAATATGCTGCAGATGAGAAGTACTCCAACCCGAAGCTGGACCAGCTGAAGTACATGATCCTCCAGGCGTACGCAGAGAAGCCCGACTCCCGCTGCCTGCTGTTCTGTAAGACCCGAGCTCTCACCATCGCCCTGCTCACGTGGATGCAGGAGGACCAGGCCCTCCGCAAGCTCAACCCGGGAAGACTCGTGGGCGCTGGGGCCAGTGAGAGTACAGGAG GTATGACCCAAAACCAGCAGGTGGAGCTGTTGGAAATGTTCACCACCGGAGGCAACAAGATTGTCATCTCCACCTCTGTGGCAGAGGAAGGCATAGACATCGCCAAGTGCAACTTCGTGTTCCGCTATGACTATGTGGGCAATGAGATAGGCAAAGTGCAGACCAGAG GACGTGGTCGCGCGGAGGGCAGTAAGTCCGTACTGATTGCTGGAAGGGAAGGCGGAAATGTCCTGAAGGAGAAG TTGAACACCATTCGTGAAAAGCTGATGGAGAAGGCCATGCTGCAGGTGTGGCACATGCAGAGGGAGAAACATACAGACTTCATGAAGGAGGTCCAACGTCTGCAAGAAGAGTCTAAGAAGGAGAGAGATCTCGCGCAAGCGCTgaaggaattgcacaggaaAACTAA GAAAATCCATGGAATGGGCATGAAGCTCCTCTGTGTGAAATGCAAGGAGTTTGCCTGCAATGTCAGCGATTTCCGCAAGATCAAGGAGAACCATCACGTAGTGGTGGACAAAGTCTTCCCCCAGCGGATCATCATCAGACCACACCCACCCAAGAAGATTGACGACTGGGAAATGAATGGAAAAGTGTACTGCAG GAACTGCAGACAAGACTGGGGAATACAGATGGTGTACAGACAGGCCAGCTTCCCCACTCTGAAGATCGAGTCTTTCGTCCTGGAGAAACCGGACGGATCGAGGCTGACCTGCCGGAAGTGGAAAAACGCACCCTTTGACGTCGAGGACATCACCCCTGACGACATTTCCGGGATGCTGGGGACGCCGGAAGAGGAGGATGCATATTAG
- the LOC118414578 gene encoding uncharacterized protein LOC118414578, with translation MCKVCSSINGRGEAEVRGWKGPGPCAPTTDHLYHPQAMSAKDLSTDTEEDDLPGCLPPFSPPKKPTGPLSEEEEFELIAKWQAGGLTLGQPKSSAITDVTVKYKSREDLDNLGFDTHDEVTGEEYDVLYDLYATMDDVDQTCDRLEDDFTALAPAMEGDHFFFYDEENECGPNFHDDEMAEEESWNQYEYQTTLYPYTKENGGVWYTTEEDGHGLTFEEDDSDNSGSLERQQRVSSGYLSADLSFEQSSRDDSTQYSDSVYIPKGWEKFPREIAKQKFDLKKDPALPSLKVPPVEEEPPRQYRRARSERGEEEQWEVSLADEILQAEGFRSGSHRHSRRSSRDHHRPRILDLRRRSRHDSGPIPGSVRMPSLRDKLEEYQRELEVHGPRRSEPQSRRSSLATTMTGWDLTSMSYSQSQADMSCTEDAWAGGRRRRSAHHHHRSRRESRVVSAATTPRPSRPSSGRSHKHRHGKNKDSDREWKIVTVVGCVIAIGVLIWGLYGHGSTKTTAIRME, from the exons ATGTGTAAAGTGTGCTCTTCTATCAATG GACGGGGAGAAGCAGAGGTCCGAGGATGGAAGGGTCCCGGTCCATGTGCCCCCACGACTGACCACCTCTACCACCCACAAGCCATGTCAGCAAAAGATCTGAGCACAGACACCGAAGAAGACGATTTACCAGGCTGCCTGCCGCCCTTCAGTCCGCCAAAGAAACCAACTGGCCCGCTCTCTGAGGAAGAAGAATTCGAACTGATCGCGAAATGGCAGGCGGGCGGGCTAACACTGGGCCAGCCCAAATCATCAGCCATCACCGATGTCACGGTCAAGTACAAGTCTCGGGAAGACCTGGACAACCTCGGCTTCGACACGCACGACGAAGTAACCGGAGAGGAATACGATGTGCTGTACGACCTCTACGCCACGATGGATGACGTAGACCAGACATGCGACCGTCTTGAAGACGACTTCACGGCCTTGGCTCCGGCGATGGAAGGAGACCATTTCTTCTTCTACGACGAGGAGAATGAGTGTGGCCCGAACTTCCACGACGACGAGATGGCTGAAGAGGAGAGCTGGAACCAATACGAGTACCAAACAACCCTGTACCCGTATACGAAAGAAAACGGAGGGGTGTGGTACACCACAGAAGAAGACGGCCACGGGTTAACTTTCGAAGAAGACGACTCCGACAATTCTGGCTCCTTGGAGCGGCAGCAGCGAGTCAGCTCCGGGTATCTCAGCGCCGACCTGTCCTTCGAGCAGTCCTCTCGGGACGACAGCACTCAGTACTCCGACAGTGTCTACATCCCGAAGGGCTGGGAGAAATTCCCGAGAGAAATCGCCAAGCAAAAGTTTGACCTGAAGAAGGACCCGGCCCTGCCGAGTCTGAAAGTGCCGCCCGTGGAGGAGGAACCACCGAGACAGTACCGGAGAGCTCGGTCGGAGAGAGGAGAGGAAGAGCAGTGGGAGGTGTCCCTGGCAGATGAAATTCTGCAGGCTGAAGGCTTTAGGTCCGGTTCTCACCGTCACTCGCGGAGGTCGTCAAGGGACCACCATCGTCCGCGCATCCTGGACCTCCGCCGGCGCAGCCGCCACGACAGCGGGCCCATTCCCGGGTCCGTCCGCATGCCGTCCCTGAGGGACAAGCTGGAGGAGTACCAACGGGAGCTGGAAGTGCACGGCCCTCGTCGGTCGGAGCCGCAGTCTCGTCGGTCAAGCCTGGCCACCACGATGACGGGCTGGGACCTGACGTCGATGAGCTACTCGCAATCACAAGCTGACATGTCCTGCACGGAGGATGCCTGGGCGGGCGGCAGGCGCAGGAGATCCGCGCACCATCACCACCGTTCCCGGCGGGAGAGTCGCGTTGTCTCCGCCGCCACGACACCCAGACCGTCCCGCCCGTCCAGCGGGCGTTCCCACAAACATCGACACGGAAAGAACAAGGACAGTGATCGCGAGTGGAAGATCGTGACTGTTGTGGGTTGCGTGATCGCAATAGGCGTCCTCATATGGGGCCTGTACGGACATGGTAGCACCAAGACCACCGCTATAAGAATGGAATAA